The nucleotide sequence ACCAAAACTTATTTATTGCTGAGTTTCTGTATCTTTGAGATGGAGGTGTCAGAGGAAGTTATTCCCAGCTGATGGACTGGAGCGTGAAGTCCCCTTGTGTTTCAAAGTAGTCAAAGACAGAGAGACCAAGCCGGTTGGGGAATGTGAACTGGTGGCCTGGCAGGTGGACTGTCAGATCACTTGGGTTGACACTGAAAGTAATCTGTGAGACAAAAAGTTTCTGATAAGACACTCTtaagcctttccccccccagccttgcaGCATTGCTGTGCCACTCTGCAGAATGAATGTGCTCAGCAGTGTAACCCACTCTTCAAACCACAGAAGTGTTATTCTGGTCTCCTAAAAGATGCTCATTTCCTGCTCAGTTCAATAGTAACAGCCCTTTGAACTGCCTGGAACCTGTACATTTGGTCCCCACCCTCCCTCACTGGATGGTGGCACTGGCCAGACAGGAGAAGCCAGCCACCTCCTGTAGACAATCCTGAGGCAGTCTTTGCAGTTGGGTGCCTTGTACCAAACACCACCCCCCTTCACCAGGGCATGTACCAAGTGCACCCCAGGCCtcacctctgctgtgcccccctTCTGGAAAGGGAAGACActctccctgtgctctgcaccccACTCTTCCACCTTCTTTGAGTTGCACACAATGGTGTTGACATCACCATGGGCATCAAAGCGGGGGTTGAAGTGAAGCCCAAGGTTGGTAGGATCCTTCCCCAGATTCATCACAAAACTGCAGAGAAAAGACAACATCAATACTGTTTTAATCAAGA is from Dryobates pubescens isolate bDryPub1 chromosome 15, bDryPub1.pri, whole genome shotgun sequence and encodes:
- the LGALS1 gene encoding galectin-1: MEPNVNEPEVHGKEGPVCSNLGLKPGQRLTVKGKISPSAKSFVMNLGKDPTNLGLHFNPRFDAHGDVNTIVCNSKKVEEWGAEHRESVFPFQKGGTAEITFSVNPSDLTVHLPGHQFTFPNRLGLSVFDYFETQGDFTLQSISWE